One region of Candidatus Binataceae bacterium genomic DNA includes:
- a CDS encoding glycosyltransferase family 9 protein, giving the protein MIQARSPAHTVLDAPADPPRKILIVRLSSLGDVIQTLPLPTAIRRNHPEAKIGWAIDTELASAIEGHPHIDYIHRCDRNRWGKALLNPTDWFDVTREIKGFIGEIRAQQYEVAVDAQGRLKSAVVPYAARIPRRIGFAHGREWSGLFYTERYVTRGEYFSPKRHHVSHMLELLKAIGCQTEPIFLELPPSDCAEVKKASAMLRDFRQASKVVALAPFTQWPSKRWPLEHWRHLARRILAETRANVAVIGTSKERTLGEELIASLGEMSSGRVINLAGLTSIRDLYTLFPMISVTIAADTAPLHVATAAGCANSIGLFGSTSPVRLAPLGRGSALLLLAKADLPCRPCRQTVCRFGTTECMRRISPDEVYAELVKRLEAA; this is encoded by the coding sequence GTGATTCAGGCGCGCTCACCTGCCCACACGGTACTCGATGCTCCAGCCGATCCGCCTCGAAAGATACTGATCGTACGGCTGAGTTCGCTCGGCGATGTCATTCAAACGCTGCCCCTGCCAACCGCGATTCGCCGTAACCATCCTGAGGCCAAGATAGGATGGGCCATAGACACGGAACTGGCGAGTGCCATAGAAGGACATCCCCACATCGATTACATCCATCGATGCGACCGCAACCGCTGGGGAAAAGCCCTTTTGAACCCTACCGACTGGTTCGATGTCACTCGTGAAATAAAGGGCTTTATCGGGGAAATTCGCGCCCAGCAATACGAAGTCGCGGTCGATGCGCAAGGGCGCCTGAAGTCGGCGGTCGTTCCTTACGCCGCGCGAATCCCACGCCGGATCGGGTTCGCCCACGGACGCGAATGGAGCGGCCTCTTTTACACGGAGAGGTACGTAACCCGCGGCGAGTATTTCAGCCCGAAGCGGCATCATGTGAGTCACATGCTGGAGCTGTTGAAGGCTATAGGGTGTCAGACTGAGCCTATTTTCCTTGAACTCCCCCCTTCGGACTGCGCGGAAGTGAAAAAGGCGTCCGCAATGTTGCGGGATTTTCGGCAGGCATCGAAGGTGGTTGCGCTAGCGCCCTTCACTCAATGGCCGAGCAAGCGCTGGCCGCTCGAACACTGGCGCCACCTTGCCCGACGGATATTGGCCGAAACCCGCGCCAACGTCGCGGTGATCGGAACCTCGAAGGAAAGGACTCTCGGGGAGGAGTTGATCGCTTCCCTGGGAGAGATGAGTAGCGGGCGCGTTATCAATCTGGCCGGGCTCACTTCTATCAGAGATCTGTACACCCTATTTCCGATGATATCAGTAACGATAGCGGCCGACACCGCTCCGCTTCACGTTGCTACAGCTGCTGGCTGCGCAAATTCAATCGGCCTGTTTGGATCAACTTCTCCTGTTAGATTGGCTCCGCTGGGCCGCGGTAGCGCTCTGCTTCTGTTGGCAAAAGCCGACCTTCCCTGTAGGCCTTGCCGCCAAACGGTATGCCGGTTCGGAACCACCGAGTGCATGCGCCGGATCAGTCCAGACGAGGTTTATGCGGAATTGGTGAAACGCCTTGAAGCTGCCTGA